Proteins found in one Vulgatibacter sp. genomic segment:
- a CDS encoding alpha/beta fold hydrolase, whose translation MGKWKVAAGAAVLLAVAGISLVRADRPAAEVEARRAQPPSRFVEVDGMRVHYRDRGEGPALLLVHGSNASLFTWEGWASRLSDRFRVVSLDMPGHGLTGPHPQGRYDYAEMAVFLDHFVQAVGLERFHLAGNSMGGSVAWHYALAHPAKVDRLVLVDAVGYEREEPLPPILRLFATPGLNRIAEHVTPRFAVEQSIRDVYGDPSRVTEELVDLYEDLALREGNREASRKRLSHPHHDGLEKRLGEIRAPTLILWGGKDRWILPKYAHRFDEDIPDSQLILYPELGHVPMEEDPETTAAAVRRFLGGRAQRAAGGSTR comes from the coding sequence ATGGGCAAGTGGAAGGTGGCCGCAGGCGCGGCCGTGTTGCTGGCAGTGGCGGGGATCTCGCTGGTGCGGGCGGATCGCCCCGCAGCGGAGGTGGAGGCCCGGCGGGCGCAGCCGCCGTCCCGCTTCGTCGAGGTGGACGGGATGCGGGTCCACTACCGCGACCGGGGCGAGGGCCCGGCGCTCCTCCTCGTCCACGGCTCCAACGCCTCGCTCTTCACCTGGGAGGGATGGGCGAGCCGGCTCTCCGACCGCTTCCGCGTCGTCTCGCTCGACATGCCGGGCCACGGCCTCACCGGCCCGCATCCGCAAGGCCGCTACGACTACGCCGAGATGGCGGTCTTCCTCGACCACTTCGTGCAGGCGGTAGGCCTCGAGCGCTTCCATCTCGCCGGCAACTCGATGGGCGGCTCGGTGGCGTGGCACTACGCCCTCGCCCACCCGGCGAAGGTCGACAGGCTCGTCCTCGTCGACGCGGTGGGCTACGAGCGGGAGGAGCCGCTGCCGCCGATCCTGCGCCTCTTCGCCACCCCGGGCCTGAACCGGATCGCCGAGCACGTCACCCCGCGCTTCGCGGTGGAGCAGAGCATCCGCGACGTCTACGGCGATCCCTCACGCGTCACCGAGGAGCTGGTCGATCTCTACGAGGATCTCGCCCTGCGGGAAGGGAACCGCGAGGCCTCGCGCAAGCGACTCTCCCATCCGCACCACGACGGGCTGGAAAAGCGGCTGGGCGAGATCCGGGCGCCGACGCTGATCCTCTGGGGCGGAAAGGATCGCTGGATCCTGCCCAAATATGCGCACCGATTCGACGAGGACATCCCGGACTCGCAGCTCATCCTCTACCCCGAGCTCGGCCACGTGCCGATGGAGGAGGATCCCGAGACCACCGCTGCGGCGGTGCGCCGCTTCCTCGGCGGCCGAGCTCAGCGTGCGGCAGGCGGTTCGACCCGGTAG
- a CDS encoding serine/threonine-protein kinase yields MSVQPAQPSFGHFEIVGRIGRGGMAEVYKAVVRDGAYKGRTVALKRLLPEYAGNDQYVDLFVGEADLSRMLRHPNIVEVLDSGSIEDTYFMAMDFIDGRDLGAILARCRERQILLPVDFALFLVQKLLEALDAAHKAVSPSGKPLHVVHCDVSPSNLFISKTGEIKLGDFGIAKVRAVDPSRRNGIWGKVHYASPELLRGGDVLPQADIWAAAVVLYELLTLCRPFTGESIEEIGKDILKADAPQVTWLRPEVPEAVERVLQMALHPDPDQRFGDAGTFAMALQPLYNELIGTPLAIAAVVRGLFGA; encoded by the coding sequence ATGAGTGTGCAGCCAGCCCAGCCGTCTTTCGGCCACTTCGAAATCGTCGGACGCATCGGCCGTGGCGGCATGGCGGAGGTCTACAAGGCTGTCGTCCGCGACGGCGCCTACAAAGGCCGCACCGTCGCGCTGAAGCGGCTTCTCCCCGAGTACGCCGGGAACGATCAATACGTCGACCTCTTCGTCGGCGAGGCCGATCTCTCGCGGATGCTCCGCCACCCCAACATCGTCGAGGTGCTCGATTCGGGATCGATCGAGGACACCTACTTCATGGCGATGGACTTCATCGACGGTCGCGACCTGGGCGCGATCCTGGCCCGCTGCAGGGAGCGCCAGATCCTCCTGCCCGTCGACTTCGCGCTCTTCCTCGTCCAGAAGCTCCTCGAGGCCCTCGACGCTGCGCACAAGGCGGTGAGCCCCAGCGGCAAGCCGCTCCACGTGGTCCACTGCGACGTCTCGCCCTCGAACCTCTTCATCTCCAAGACCGGCGAGATCAAGCTCGGCGACTTCGGCATCGCCAAGGTCCGCGCGGTGGATCCCTCCCGCCGCAACGGCATCTGGGGCAAGGTCCACTACGCCTCACCGGAGCTCCTCCGCGGCGGCGACGTCCTCCCGCAGGCGGACATCTGGGCTGCGGCGGTGGTGCTCTACGAGCTGCTCACCCTCTGCAGGCCCTTCACCGGCGAGTCGATCGAAGAGATCGGCAAGGACATCCTCAAGGCCGACGCGCCGCAGGTCACCTGGCTGCGCCCCGAGGTCCCCGAGGCGGTGGAGCGGGTCCTGCAGATGGCGCTCCATCCCGATCCCGATCAGCGCTTCGGCGACGCGGGCACCTTCGCGATGGCGCTCCAGCCGCTCTACAACGAGCTCATCGGCACGCCGCTCGCGATCGCCGCCGTGGTTCGCGGCCTCTTCGGCGCCTGA